The Candidatus Equadaptatus faecalis DNA segment GCGTTCCTATCTGCGAAAATATCATTGCGAACGCAAGATTGTTTTTTATGTCCTTGAAGAACGGCAGCGATATTTTTTTATCGTGTTTCCAAAACCAGTAGCCTGCAAGAACCGCCCCTGCAAGCAGCGGAAGAACGGCAAGCCTGACCGCGTGCGAGACGGCTATCAGAAGTTTTGTCATAAAAGGCAGTTCTGCTCCGGACTGCACTACAACTTCGGTCAGTTTCGGTACAACGAAGGAGAGCAGAAAAATCACCACGCCTGTTCCGACTAAAAGCATAAGCAGAGGATAGGTCAGCGATGATTTTATTTTCCTGCGCAGCGATATTTCGTTGGCAAGCAGTTCTGAGGCACGTTCAAGCAGCTCCGCAAGCGACGCTGATTTCTCTCCGCTTTCCACCATTCCGACAAGGCTGTCTCTGAACACGCCCAGTTCCTGCATGGACGCGGCAAGCGATTTTCCGCCTTCAACGGATTCGCGCAGTTTAACGTACACAGGTTTGAGAGTTTTGTCGCGGGTCTGTTTCTGAAGCAGTCCGAGTATTTCAGTCAGAGGAAGTCCGCTGCGCATAAAGGAGCAGACTGTTGTGCAGAAAAGCTGCTGTTCGGAAAGCGTAAGCCTGCGTCTCTTTTTGTTAAAAAAAGTTTTTTCCGCGCCGGCTTCTTCTTTAACGGATATTACAATGCTGTTCTGCTGTGCAAGTTCCCTGAGCAGTTCGTTTTCTCCGGAAGCCTCACGGTGGATGACTTTCTTTTCGCCTTTTGCCGTATATATTTCAGCCTTGTAGAAGGGCAACGCCTACGCCTCCCCGACTACGCGGAGCATTTCTTCGGGCGTAGTTTCGCCGTTTCTGACAGCTTCAAGCCCGAGTTCAAACAGCGTGTGGAAGTCCTGCGTGCGGGCAATTCTGCGAAGTTCTCCCGCGTCTGCCCCGCGCGCGATGGCTTCGCGGATTTCAGGAGTAACGTTAAACTGCTCGTACAGTCCGATACGTCCGTAGTAGCCTGTATGCGCGCATTTTTCACAGCCCCGTCCGCGCTTTGCTTTTGCCACTCCGGCTTCCTTAACAATTCCCCACGTGTCGATTTCTTCCGCGCAGTGCGGACATACGCGGCGGACAAGCCGCTGCGCGACTACGCCGAGAAGCGAGCCTGCCGCAAGATACGGCTCAATGCCCATATCCGTCAGACGGGTGACTGCCGAAACGGAGTCGTTTGTATGCAGCGTCGAGAGGACAAGATGCCCCGTAAGCGACGACTGTATTCCTATATGCGCCGTTTCAAAATCGCGCATTTCGCCTATCATGATTATATCGGGGTCCTGACGGAGTATGGAGCGCAGCGTGGAGGCAAAGGTAAGCCCCGCTTTTTCGTTGACCTGCACCTGCCCGACTCCCGGAAGGTCGTATTCTATAGGGTCTTCTACTGTTATTATGTTGACCTCCGGACGCGCGAGTGCCTGCAGTATAGCGTAAAGCGAGGTGCTTTTTCCGCTTCCGGTAGGCCCCGTAAAAAGTATCATTCCGTTCGGACGGCGGATAAGCTTTTCCAGCTCTTCCCTTTCGCGCGGTTTCATTCCCAAATCTTCAAGCGTAAGAAGTCCGCGCGCCTTGTCGAGCAGACGGAGGACAAGCCTTTCGCCGTGCTGTGTGGGCAGCGAACTGACGCGTATGTCAACCATACGCTCTCCCGCGGATATACCTATTCTGCCGTCCTGAGGCACAAAACGCTCCGCTATATCCATGCCTGCCATAACCTTGATACGGCTGGTGAACGGTGCCTGATGTCCTTTTGACAGCGTGTATTTGTCGTGCAGAACGCCGTCCGTGCGGTAGCGCACCACAAGTTTGTCTTCGTAAGGCTCTGCGTGTATGTCGGTAGCGCGTTCCTTAAGCGCTTCCATCAAAATTCCGTTCACAAGACGCACGACAGGCGCGTCAACGGCATCGCTCATAACCTCCTGACGGGCAAGGGCGGAAAGGTCTTCAACTTCTTCAATTTCGTTCAGAGTGGAGTCCGCCACACCGCTTTTAAGGTCATACAGAGCCTCCGTAAGCTTCTGCAGTTCCTCTTCGGAAACGTACTCCGTTTTCAGCGAGCAGCCGGCGGCGGAAGCAAAAATCTGCGCCGGAACGACAGCGGACACGTTTGCAAGGGCAGCCGTCAGCTGTCCTCCGTTTTTTTCAAGCGGCAGGAAGCCTCCGTCGCGGAGGGCGTCAAGACTTACGCCGTCCGGTATCAGTTCAAGTATTTTTTCGGCCTGAACGTTTTTGCCCATTCGCTATTCTTCCGTTCCCTCGGAGCTCTGTTCTTTCTTTTTCTTCTCTTTTTCTGCTTTGGCAGCCTTTTCTTCTTCCGTCAGAGGGTTAAGCAGCGGCGTTTCAACCTCGCGTTTTGACGTTGCTTTTTCAAAGTCTTTGCTGTTTTTCCTGAGCTGCTCAAATTCAGCAGGGCTCAGGCTGTTTCTGCGATTGACAACGTTGTCCGTGACGCGCGTCGCGTCATCGGGCGACTGGAGAATTTCAGGCGTCAGGAAGACCATAAGGTCAATTTTCTCGCGTTCCTTGTCGCTGCTTCTGAAAAGATGTCCTATAAGCGGAATGTACGAGAAGAACGGCACCCTGCTGCGCATTACCTTTTCAGTTTCCTTTATCATGCCGCCGAGAACTATTGTCTGTCCGTTTGCGGCAAGAACGTTCGTTTTAATTTCGCGCTTTGAAGTAATCGGCGTATTCGAAGCCGTTGTAGTCAGCAGTTCTTCCGTGCTCTGCTGAATGTCAAGCGCAACGAGGTCTCCGCTGCGGATATGGGGCGTAAGCGTCAGGATAAGACCTACGTCCTTGTAATCGTAGCTGTTCGTGACGGAAGTGGTGTTTGTTTTATCCGTAAGGCTTCCCTTGAGCTGCGGAATGACCTGACCGACCTGCAGATGGCTTTCAAGGTTGTCCGTACACATAATCTGCGGCATGGAAAGTACGTTTATCGCGTCATATTTGTTCAGCAGCTTGACATAGGCATACACAAGACCGGCGCCGTCTGTATTTGTGGTCGTGTAGCCGTTGCCCCTGTCGTCAGTTTTGTATTCTTCCCTTGTCACCATTTTTTCGTAAAGCGACATAACCTCGTTAGGAACAGAGGTATTTCCAATCTGAACGTTGGCTGCGCCCACAACGTCGCCCATCATTTTTCCGCCCCATGCAGCCCAGTCAATGCCTGCGCCTTTAAGCTTGGTGAGGTTGACTTCGGCGATAAGACCGCGCAGAAGCACCTGACGGGGACGCACGTCAAGCTCTTTCAGAACCGATTTGAGAGAGTCAAATTCTTCCTGTGAAGCGGTAAAGACAAGGGTGTTCGTGGGGAGATCGGGAACAACCGTTGCCCTTCCCGACGCGGAAGCGGCGGAATCTCCGCTTGCCGCTTTTGCGGAAGCCAGTCCTGAGAGCACCTTTGTCAACTGTTCGGCGACAGTCTTCGCGTCAGCGTTCTGCAGCTTGTACACATGATAATTCTGCGCACGGGAGGGAACGTCAAGCTGTTTCAGCACACGTGCCGTTTCGCGCTGCGCCTGGGCGCCGCCGATTACCGACAGCTGTTTCGTGCGCGGATCCCCGACAGCCACTATGCCTGCGAGCTTTGACGTCATATCCTTGCCCATTGCGTTAAAAATTGTTTCCAGCGATTTCGCTCCGGCGTGCTTCAGCTGATATACCTTTATACTGCGGACGGAGTCCTGATTGTCTATCGTGCGGATTATCTTCGCGGCCTTGTTCAGCAGCGTCTGCTTGCCGGTTAAAACAACCGACGCCCCGCTTCCTGCCGAGGAAGCGTTGAGACCGGGCAGGGAGGCTTTGAGAGGCGCTATGACAAAATCCGCCTTGACGTATTTCAAGGGCACGACCTGGACGGCAACGGCTTCCCCCGGCTCTACGCTGTAATCGCCCGAATAAACCTCGCTGCTCGTGCTGGGACCCGCGCTGAGAGGCACCACCTTTGCAAAACCGCCCATATCCTGAATGGCAAGATTATTCATTTCAAGCACGGAAAGCATGACCTGCCGTGCTTCCTTAAGCGGGATTTCCTTGGGCGAAACAACGGACACCTTGCCGGAAACAGCAGGGTCAACAACTATGTTTTCCCCGAGAACTTCCGACATGAAATGAATGAATTT contains these protein-coding regions:
- the gspD gene encoding type II secretion system secretin GspD; the encoded protein is MKKIVAVLLAVLLIAGVCILPAPAADQNEENLVTAAKEMRKTGKVQMNFTELEISKFIHFMSEVLGENIVVDPAVSGKVSVVSPKEIPLKEARQVMLSVLEMNNLAIQDMGGFAKVVPLSAGPSTSSEVYSGDYSVEPGEAVAVQVVPLKYVKADFVIAPLKASLPGLNASSAGSGASVVLTGKQTLLNKAAKIIRTIDNQDSVRSIKVYQLKHAGAKSLETIFNAMGKDMTSKLAGIVAVGDPRTKQLSVIGGAQAQRETARVLKQLDVPSRAQNYHVYKLQNADAKTVAEQLTKVLSGLASAKAASGDSAASASGRATVVPDLPTNTLVFTASQEEFDSLKSVLKELDVRPRQVLLRGLIAEVNLTKLKGAGIDWAAWGGKMMGDVVGAANVQIGNTSVPNEVMSLYEKMVTREEYKTDDRGNGYTTTNTDGAGLVYAYVKLLNKYDAINVLSMPQIMCTDNLESHLQVGQVIPQLKGSLTDKTNTTSVTNSYDYKDVGLILTLTPHIRSGDLVALDIQQSTEELLTTTASNTPITSKREIKTNVLAANGQTIVLGGMIKETEKVMRSRVPFFSYIPLIGHLFRSSDKEREKIDLMVFLTPEILQSPDDATRVTDNVVNRRNSLSPAEFEQLRKNSKDFEKATSKREVETPLLNPLTEEEKAAKAEKEKKKKEQSSEGTEE
- the tadA gene encoding Flp pilus assembly complex ATPase component TadA, yielding MGKNVQAEKILELIPDGVSLDALRDGGFLPLEKNGGQLTAALANVSAVVPAQIFASAAGCSLKTEYVSEEELQKLTEALYDLKSGVADSTLNEIEEVEDLSALARQEVMSDAVDAPVVRLVNGILMEALKERATDIHAEPYEDKLVVRYRTDGVLHDKYTLSKGHQAPFTSRIKVMAGMDIAERFVPQDGRIGISAGERMVDIRVSSLPTQHGERLVLRLLDKARGLLTLEDLGMKPREREELEKLIRRPNGMILFTGPTGSGKSTSLYAILQALARPEVNIITVEDPIEYDLPGVGQVQVNEKAGLTFASTLRSILRQDPDIIMIGEMRDFETAHIGIQSSLTGHLVLSTLHTNDSVSAVTRLTDMGIEPYLAAGSLLGVVAQRLVRRVCPHCAEEIDTWGIVKEAGVAKAKRGRGCEKCAHTGYYGRIGLYEQFNVTPEIREAIARGADAGELRRIARTQDFHTLFELGLEAVRNGETTPEEMLRVVGEA
- a CDS encoding type II secretion system F family protein translates to MRSGLPLTEILGLLQKQTRDKTLKPVYVKLRESVEGGKSLAASMQELGVFRDSLVGMVESGEKSASLAELLERASELLANEISLRRKIKSSLTYPLLMLLVGTGVVIFLLSFVVPKLTEVVVQSGAELPFMTKLLIAVSHAVRLAVLPLLAGAVLAGYWFWKHDKKISLPFFKDIKNNLAFAMIFSQIGTLTKAGIPLVSALQFTAPLDPVKGRLDSVAEQIKQGYRFSQGLEKEGSFPEELVTVVRVGESGADLPNSLLRLGASCWEYARNSMERWSTLAEPMIILVMGVLVGFVVIAVLLPIFDLSSLAGM